In a single window of the Veillonella sp. genome:
- the guaB gene encoding IMP dehydrogenase, with translation MRDDKFGMRGLTFDDVLLVPAASDVLPHQVELKTQLTRDITLNIPMISSGMDTVTESRMAIAMAREGGLGVIHKNMSIEEQAHEVDKVKRSEHGVIVDPIFLSPQNLLSDAAEIMGKYKISGVPITEHGKLVGIITNRDMRFETDLTRQIGDCMTKDSLVTAPEGTSLEEAKAILSEHRIEKLPLVDGDGNLKGLITIKDIEKATKYPNSAKDSSGRLLVGAAVGVSKDLYDRLDALVSAKADVIIVDTAHGHSAGVLRTLKEIKQAYPHIPVIAGNVATAAGTEALIEAGADAVKVGIGPGSICTTRVIAGIGVPQITAVYESAQVGRRYGIPIIADGGIKYSGDIAKAIAAGANVVMMGNILAGTDESPGETVIYQGRSYKVYRGMGSLGAMKLGSKDRYFQTEAKKLVPEGIEGRVPYKGMLADTIFQMVGGLRASMGYCGCHNIQEMIENTQFIQITAAGLKESHPHDVSITVEAPNYSG, from the coding sequence ATGAGAGACGATAAATTCGGTATGCGTGGACTAACTTTTGATGATGTTTTATTAGTACCAGCGGCTTCTGATGTGCTACCACATCAAGTAGAGTTAAAAACTCAATTAACTCGTGACATTACGTTAAATATCCCTATGATTAGTTCTGGGATGGATACAGTTACTGAATCCCGTATGGCTATTGCTATGGCTCGTGAAGGTGGCCTTGGCGTTATCCATAAAAATATGTCTATTGAAGAACAAGCCCATGAAGTTGATAAGGTAAAGCGCTCTGAACATGGTGTTATCGTTGATCCTATTTTCTTAAGTCCTCAAAATTTACTATCTGATGCAGCAGAAATTATGGGAAAATATAAAATTTCTGGTGTACCTATCACAGAACATGGTAAACTAGTAGGGATCATTACAAATCGCGATATGCGTTTTGAAACTGATTTAACTCGCCAAATCGGAGACTGCATGACAAAGGATTCCCTTGTTACTGCACCAGAAGGTACTTCTCTTGAAGAGGCAAAAGCAATTTTAAGTGAACATCGTATTGAAAAATTACCTCTCGTAGATGGCGATGGAAACTTAAAAGGCTTAATTACTATAAAAGATATTGAAAAAGCGACAAAATATCCAAATTCTGCCAAGGATAGCAGTGGTCGATTATTAGTTGGTGCTGCTGTTGGTGTATCTAAAGATTTATATGATCGTCTTGATGCACTTGTATCTGCTAAGGCTGACGTAATCATTGTAGATACAGCACATGGTCATTCTGCAGGTGTACTTCGTACATTGAAAGAAATTAAACAAGCTTATCCTCATATTCCTGTTATTGCAGGTAATGTAGCGACTGCAGCTGGTACAGAGGCTCTTATTGAAGCAGGTGCAGATGCTGTTAAGGTCGGTATTGGACCGGGCTCTATTTGTACAACACGTGTTATCGCAGGTATTGGGGTACCTCAAATTACTGCAGTATATGAGTCTGCTCAAGTAGGTCGTCGCTATGGAATTCCTATCATCGCTGATGGGGGCATTAAATATTCTGGCGATATTGCCAAAGCTATTGCGGCTGGTGCCAATGTAGTTATGATGGGGAATATTTTAGCTGGTACTGATGAAAGCCCAGGGGAAACAGTGATTTACCAAGGTCGTTCCTATAAAGTATACCGTGGCATGGGTAGCTTAGGGGCTATGAAGCTTGGTAGTAAAGATCGATATTTCCAAACAGAAGCTAAGAAATTAGTTCCTGAAGGTATTGAAGGTCGCGTACCTTATAAAGGTATGTTGGCTGATACAATTTTCCAAATGGTTGGTGGTTTGCGTGCAAGTATGGGGTATTGCGGATGTCATAACATCCAAGAAATGATTGAAAATACTCAATTCATTCAAATTACAGCGGCTGGTTTAAAAGAAAGTCATCCGCATGATGTAAGCATTACCGTTGAAGCACCAAATTATAGTGGTTGA
- a CDS encoding glycosyltransferase family 2 protein yields the protein MNYLLDLILIPMQVIIVIYTVYYFVLAVIGMWRSRVHKNYTPKNSFAIVVCAHNEEAVVGELVKNLRSLDYPDELYDIFVVADNCTDKTADVARAAGANVHERFNKEEVGKGYAMGWMFNRVEQMDRKYDAFLIFDADNLVHPQFMLEMNDHLEKGESVIQGYLNSKNPTDSWVAGTFSIAFWMVNHMWHLAKYRIGLSTALGGTGMCIRTSIIREYGWDCNSLTEDMEFSMKLLTHGIRTCWAHDAIVYDEKVTTMKASCKQRLRWAQGQFDCAGRYIPKLFATGIKTGNIMILDGIFQVSQPYFLLLTTVYLVLSYINAYTPIYTNILYQILPMSVWTIIGVGQYLFPLIVLLKIKVPPKIWFYYLLYPLFVYSWIPVNILGWFRRHNKVWSHTVHTRAVGLNDVKLTRMGNMNKNKK from the coding sequence ATGAATTACCTACTGGATCTGATATTGATCCCTATGCAGGTAATAATCGTAATTTATACGGTTTATTATTTTGTACTCGCCGTAATCGGTATGTGGCGGTCTAGAGTACATAAAAACTATACCCCAAAAAATTCCTTTGCTATTGTTGTGTGTGCTCATAATGAGGAAGCTGTAGTCGGTGAATTAGTAAAAAATTTACGAAGTCTAGATTATCCGGATGAGCTGTACGATATCTTTGTTGTAGCTGATAACTGTACAGATAAGACTGCTGATGTAGCAAGAGCTGCTGGTGCTAATGTGCATGAACGATTCAATAAAGAAGAAGTAGGTAAAGGCTATGCAATGGGGTGGATGTTTAATCGCGTAGAACAAATGGATCGGAAATATGATGCATTTCTTATCTTTGATGCCGATAATTTAGTACATCCCCAATTCATGTTGGAAATGAATGATCATCTTGAAAAAGGTGAATCTGTTATTCAAGGTTACTTAAATTCTAAAAACCCTACGGACTCATGGGTAGCGGGTACGTTCTCTATCGCATTTTGGATGGTTAACCACATGTGGCATTTGGCAAAATACCGCATTGGTTTATCTACAGCCTTAGGCGGTACTGGTATGTGTATACGTACATCTATTATCCGTGAATATGGTTGGGATTGTAATAGCTTGACTGAGGATATGGAATTCTCCATGAAGTTGTTAACTCATGGTATTCGTACGTGTTGGGCTCATGATGCCATCGTTTATGATGAAAAGGTTACAACCATGAAGGCGTCTTGTAAACAGCGCTTACGTTGGGCGCAAGGTCAATTTGACTGTGCAGGACGATATATTCCAAAGTTGTTTGCTACTGGTATCAAAACTGGTAATATTATGATTTTGGATGGTATTTTCCAAGTGAGTCAACCGTATTTCCTATTGTTGACTACCGTGTATTTGGTATTGTCTTATATCAATGCTTACACACCAATCTATACAAACATTTTGTATCAAATTTTACCTATGTCTGTATGGACTATTATCGGTGTTGGGCAATATTTATTCCCACTTATCGTATTATTGAAGATTAAGGTACCACCAAAGATTTGGTTCTATTATTTACTATATCCATTATTTGTATATTCTTGGATTCCTGTAAATATTTTAGGCTGGTTCCGTCGTCATAATAAGGTGTGGTCTCATACAGTTCATACGCGAGCTGTTGGCTTAAATGACGTTAAATTGACCCGTATGGGAAACATGAATAAGAATAAAAAATAG
- the surE gene encoding 5'/3'-nucleotidase SurE: MHILMCNDDGILADGLRRLASYLSQYYRITVVAPANEQSAKSHALTTEIPLKLDAYNGEDENPRLYALTGTPSDCMKFGLSYLLSDDMPDLVISGINHGFNLGSDVLYSGTVSAAMESCFYGIPGLALSVERYSPERGDEMHPFIHELIEKIYVKGQFDGLLNVNFPLRGACDWDHFKMVSQGLQTYSNIIDARINSRGQDYYWLAGELDYGAESIPTDVEYARKGYITGVALTWKQQCDIGMETVKNILDKI; encoded by the coding sequence ATGCATATTTTAATGTGTAATGATGATGGTATTTTAGCAGATGGTTTACGCCGTCTTGCATCGTACTTAAGTCAATATTATCGAATTACCGTTGTAGCACCTGCCAATGAGCAAAGTGCTAAATCCCATGCATTGACGACTGAGATTCCTTTAAAATTAGATGCGTACAATGGCGAGGATGAAAATCCTCGCCTTTATGCTCTAACGGGAACACCGTCTGATTGCATGAAGTTTGGTCTTAGTTATTTATTAAGTGATGATATGCCGGATCTTGTGATTTCAGGTATTAATCATGGTTTTAACTTAGGATCGGATGTATTGTATTCTGGTACGGTTTCTGCTGCCATGGAAAGTTGTTTTTACGGCATTCCAGGCTTAGCATTATCTGTGGAACGGTATTCTCCTGAACGAGGGGATGAAATGCATCCCTTTATACATGAATTAATTGAAAAGATCTATGTTAAAGGTCAATTTGATGGCTTATTGAATGTAAACTTCCCATTGCGTGGGGCATGCGATTGGGATCATTTTAAAATGGTTAGTCAAGGTTTACAAACCTATAGTAATATTATCGATGCTCGTATTAACTCAAGAGGGCAAGATTATTATTGGTTAGCAGGCGAGCTTGATTATGGTGCTGAAAGTATTCCCACTGATGTGGAATATGCTCGTAAAGGCTATATAACAGGTGTAGCTCTTACGTGGAAGCAACAATGTGACATCGGTATGGAAACGGTTAAAAATATTTTAGATAAAATATAA
- a CDS encoding GerMN domain-containing protein, which yields MKLRKQVLSILCVGLLAFAAGCTPNQAPTTSKSEPVQETKVNKDAETTKTSQEMVKMAFFVPTEDGSGVKQSTVEMEADKVTPKAALLAMLKADRAQKYPVFSKDIEITSVTVKDGIASVEVNDAFVKGNGGDLTVKLQMAAIVNTLTSFDNINGVLFVSNGKKVTTVGSFDTKNPVKRMTNLIKK from the coding sequence ATGAAATTACGTAAACAAGTTCTGTCGATCCTCTGCGTAGGTTTGCTTGCATTTGCAGCGGGTTGTACACCTAATCAAGCACCTACAACTAGTAAAAGTGAACCTGTGCAAGAGACGAAAGTCAATAAGGATGCAGAAACAACAAAAACATCTCAAGAAATGGTTAAGATGGCCTTCTTTGTTCCAACAGAGGATGGCTCAGGGGTAAAACAATCAACCGTTGAGATGGAGGCGGATAAAGTAACGCCTAAAGCTGCTCTTCTAGCGATGTTAAAAGCTGATAGAGCACAAAAATATCCAGTATTCTCCAAGGATATTGAAATTACATCCGTTACTGTAAAGGACGGCATTGCTTCTGTAGAAGTGAATGACGCTTTCGTAAAAGGTAATGGTGGGGACTTAACTGTTAAATTACAAATGGCTGCCATTGTAAATACATTGACATCTTTTGATAATATTAATGGTGTTCTCTTCGTTAGCAATGGTAAAAAGGTAACTACTGTAGGTTCCTTTGATACGAAAAATCCTGTTAAACGGATGACAAACCTAATTAAAAAATAA
- the pssA gene encoding CDP-diacylglycerol--serine O-phosphatidyltransferase: MNKSIIPNLFTSANLAFGVLGITFSATGNTFYAAICVLLSLVADGLDGRVARALGVAGPMGRELDSLSDVVGFGVAPAYMLYMKELYGLGWIAYVPLLAFAVLGAFRLARFNIKTEEVHGYFEGLPIPAAGCLAATYVLCGVEVPQFVLVVCMIGVGFLMVSEVKYPDFKGKSAVNINKLSIVLTAIFVLACLVYDWHTWAVMIFAGYVVFGLINGALNMVRK; encoded by the coding sequence ATGAATAAATCTATTATTCCAAATTTATTTACTAGTGCTAATTTAGCCTTCGGTGTCCTTGGCATTACATTCTCTGCTACAGGTAATACTTTCTATGCAGCTATTTGCGTACTATTATCCTTAGTCGCTGATGGTTTAGATGGTCGTGTAGCGAGAGCATTAGGTGTAGCAGGCCCTATGGGGCGTGAATTAGATTCTTTATCTGATGTTGTGGGCTTTGGTGTAGCACCGGCTTATATGTTATATATGAAAGAGCTATACGGTTTAGGTTGGATTGCCTATGTTCCTTTACTAGCATTTGCTGTATTAGGCGCATTCCGCCTTGCTCGCTTTAATATCAAAACTGAAGAAGTTCATGGTTACTTTGAAGGGTTACCAATTCCAGCTGCAGGTTGTTTGGCTGCTACCTACGTATTGTGTGGCGTAGAGGTGCCTCAATTTGTGCTAGTAGTTTGCATGATAGGTGTAGGCTTCTTAATGGTTAGTGAAGTTAAATATCCAGACTTCAAAGGTAAATCTGCGGTTAATATTAATAAACTTTCCATTGTACTTACTGCTATTTTTGTTCTAGCTTGTCTCGTTTATGATTGGCACACATGGGCAGTAATGATTTTTGCTGGCTATGTAGTGTTTGGCCTTATTAATGGGGCGTTAAATATGGTGCGTAAATAA
- the acpS gene encoding holo-ACP synthase, which yields MKLGNDIIEIDRIRCAIEKSKSFRDRVYTSHEIDYCESRKKGRYESYAGIYAAKEAFIKALGTGMRHGSWQDIEIYHDELGAPLIRLQDTFKEIYETLGYTEIHVSISHCKEYAMSTVILEGA from the coding sequence ATGAAATTAGGGAATGATATTATTGAAATTGACCGTATCCGTTGTGCTATAGAGAAATCTAAATCATTTCGTGATCGCGTGTATACGTCTCATGAGATTGATTACTGTGAAAGCCGAAAAAAAGGGCGTTATGAGTCTTATGCTGGTATATATGCTGCTAAAGAGGCTTTCATTAAAGCATTAGGAACGGGAATGCGTCATGGTTCATGGCAAGATATAGAAATTTATCATGATGAATTGGGGGCGCCCTTAATTCGTCTACAAGATACTTTTAAAGAAATCTATGAAACATTAGGTTATACTGAAATACATGTGTCGATTAGCCATTGTAAAGAATATGCAATGAGCACGGTTATACTTGAAGGAGCATAA
- a CDS encoding WecB/TagA/CpsF family glycosyltransferase gives MNKRISVLSVPIDCVTMDEAVQRILQLTEEPGLHLVATANAEMVMLANENPTLHTILNNASLVVPDGAGILWAAERQGEHVPERVTGVDVTKRLFKVAADQQIPVYCLGAAPGVAQRAIDNLSAQVGPLNIAGIHDGFFDSTEEQEIVKAIGESKAKLVFVALGVPKQEQWISEKLSHLDGVVAIGIGGSFDVLAGNIPRAPEWMQRNRLEWLYRLYLEPQRIGRMLAIPKFMWTVIRNK, from the coding sequence TTGAATAAACGTATTTCTGTTTTATCTGTGCCTATCGATTGTGTAACAATGGATGAGGCAGTCCAACGTATTTTGCAATTAACTGAAGAGCCGGGGCTACATCTAGTAGCCACGGCTAATGCAGAAATGGTTATGTTGGCTAATGAAAATCCTACATTGCATACCATATTGAATAATGCTAGTCTCGTCGTTCCCGACGGGGCTGGCATTTTGTGGGCTGCAGAGCGTCAAGGCGAACATGTGCCTGAACGTGTAACGGGGGTAGACGTAACAAAACGATTATTTAAAGTTGCGGCTGACCAGCAAATTCCTGTATACTGCTTAGGGGCAGCACCTGGTGTTGCTCAACGAGCAATTGATAATTTATCTGCCCAAGTTGGACCATTAAATATTGCAGGGATTCATGATGGATTCTTCGATAGCACAGAGGAACAAGAAATCGTTAAAGCTATTGGGGAGTCTAAGGCAAAATTAGTGTTTGTTGCCTTAGGCGTACCAAAGCAAGAACAATGGATTTCAGAAAAATTGAGTCACCTTGATGGCGTTGTTGCCATTGGTATTGGTGGTTCCTTTGACGTTTTGGCAGGTAATATTCCTCGGGCCCCAGAATGGATGCAACGGAATCGTCTCGAATGGTTGTATCGATTATATTTAGAACCTCAACGGATTGGCCGCATGTTGGCTATTCCTAAGTTTATGTGGACCGTTATTAGAAATAAATAG
- a CDS encoding NAD(P)H-hydrate dehydratase, whose protein sequence is MQILTTEDARYIDQEVPKQLGVSLEILMENAGRGIVDALWGQYDLFSLDNARSINSFVLFICGTGNNGADGLVAARHLLEQGVPVQIVLVGDTSKCSDLFAVQLERCEAMGCIIDMYDEFNDWSNVAIAVEGIMGTGLTGRLRDLTIDVLHDIDTMRSQYNFDLWAIDVPAGLDASSGQISEGTLSYDYTVTFGAIKQGLLLYPGKAIGGTAIVAPLGVPWHHVLVDRDSTITIDSDLAETLINYRVPMAHKGVNGNTLIVGGSSDMVGAPMLAAEAAVHSGAGKVTLGVPDTIKHVVQGRIIPEVMVTSIDENESLYDGRQVVAIGPGLGRTTDIPDVVNQAIDSYEGALVIDADALYALGHVGSVDKDALRDGHIESVYKVQKNLPYCVMTPHLGEFSRLIDLPIKWIERHYITLARAFAKAHQVVLVLKGIPSVVALPDGTVYVNTIGNAGMGTGGMGDVLTGIIAGFISQGYSLQDGAILGVYVHSRSADILSDTKTWGYTPSDVSTSIGCVISELLGE, encoded by the coding sequence ATGCAAATATTAACAACTGAAGATGCTCGATATATAGATCAAGAGGTACCTAAGCAGTTAGGTGTTTCTTTGGAAATTCTAATGGAAAATGCAGGACGTGGCATTGTAGATGCTTTATGGGGACAATATGACTTATTTTCCTTAGATAATGCACGTTCAATCAATAGTTTTGTGCTATTTATCTGTGGTACAGGAAATAATGGGGCAGATGGACTTGTAGCCGCTCGTCATCTATTAGAACAAGGCGTACCTGTACAAATTGTACTTGTCGGTGATACGAGCAAATGTAGTGACCTCTTTGCAGTGCAACTTGAAAGATGCGAAGCCATGGGTTGTATCATTGATATGTATGACGAATTCAATGATTGGTCCAATGTGGCTATTGCTGTAGAAGGTATTATGGGCACAGGGTTAACAGGTCGATTACGGGATTTAACCATCGATGTTTTGCATGATATTGATACTATGCGTAGTCAATATAATTTTGATTTGTGGGCTATTGATGTACCGGCAGGGCTTGATGCTTCTTCTGGTCAAATTTCAGAAGGAACATTGTCTTATGATTATACGGTTACCTTTGGGGCTATTAAACAAGGCTTATTATTATATCCCGGCAAGGCCATAGGGGGTACAGCTATTGTTGCACCGTTAGGCGTACCTTGGCATCACGTATTAGTTGATCGAGATAGTACTATAACTATTGATTCGGATTTAGCAGAAACACTAATTAATTATCGGGTTCCTATGGCACACAAAGGTGTAAATGGGAATACATTAATAGTCGGTGGATCTAGTGATATGGTTGGAGCCCCTATGTTGGCCGCAGAAGCTGCTGTTCACAGTGGAGCCGGTAAGGTTACATTAGGCGTTCCAGATACAATTAAACATGTTGTGCAAGGTCGTATCATACCGGAGGTAATGGTAACATCTATCGATGAAAATGAATCCCTTTATGACGGACGTCAAGTAGTTGCTATTGGTCCAGGTTTAGGGCGCACTACAGATATTCCAGATGTAGTAAATCAAGCTATTGATTCCTATGAAGGCGCGCTCGTCATTGATGCAGATGCGTTATATGCATTGGGGCATGTAGGGTCTGTAGATAAAGATGCGTTGCGTGATGGACATATTGAGTCCGTATATAAGGTGCAAAAAAATCTGCCATACTGTGTAATGACGCCTCATTTAGGTGAATTTAGTAGACTTATAGATTTACCTATAAAATGGATTGAACGTCATTATATTACACTGGCTCGAGCATTTGCCAAAGCGCATCAAGTTGTATTGGTGCTAAAGGGAATTCCTTCTGTTGTGGCACTACCTGATGGTACGGTATATGTTAATACTATCGGAAATGCTGGTATGGGAACTGGTGGTATGGGAGATGTATTAACAGGTATTATTGCAGGTTTTATTAGCCAAGGTTATTCCTTACAAGATGGTGCCATTTTAGGCGTCTATGTACATAGCCGCAGTGCAGATATACTAAGTGATACTAAAACTTGGGGGTATACACCTAGTGATGTAAGTACATCGATAGGTTGTGTTATTAGTGAATTATTGGGAGAATAA
- a CDS encoding ComEC/Rec2 family competence protein, producing MTNKIQRLIAFLLVLCIPIFAIAGCTNKDVANAASQNSTSVNEGYSIDTKQTNPEGHLDVYMLDIGQGDAILLKVGDEYSMIDTGDIEHRENIVAQLKSMGVTKLKNVIITHPHADHMGGFYAIAKAMPIEHVYDDGISVDNNMYKTYEKWIDKNKIQRSTLRSSDVVDFGHGAVFVVYAPWTEPLTDKKGAPDLNNNSIVGKLIFGKFSMLFTGDAELQEEKKLIKEQNSRLFARVLKVGHHGSRTSSSEDFLKSIKPESALISNGMYNSYGHPHDVTLRRLQENNIAIYRTDTMGRIHISTDGNEWQITTER from the coding sequence ATGACAAATAAAATACAGCGACTTATAGCCTTTTTATTAGTGCTATGCATTCCTATCTTTGCCATTGCGGGATGCACGAATAAAGATGTAGCTAATGCAGCATCTCAGAATAGCACTAGTGTAAATGAAGGCTATTCCATTGATACGAAACAAACAAATCCTGAAGGTCATCTAGACGTATATATGCTTGATATTGGTCAAGGCGATGCCATATTGCTCAAGGTTGGCGATGAATATAGTATGATCGATACAGGTGATATAGAGCATCGTGAGAACATTGTGGCACAGTTAAAATCTATGGGTGTTACAAAGCTAAAAAATGTAATTATCACACATCCTCATGCTGATCATATGGGTGGTTTCTATGCCATCGCAAAAGCTATGCCTATTGAACATGTGTATGATGATGGTATTTCTGTTGATAATAATATGTATAAAACCTATGAAAAATGGATTGATAAAAATAAAATCCAACGGTCTACATTGCGTAGTAGTGATGTAGTAGATTTTGGTCATGGAGCGGTATTTGTTGTATATGCACCTTGGACTGAACCTTTAACAGATAAAAAAGGAGCGCCAGATCTTAATAATAACTCTATTGTAGGTAAATTAATTTTTGGTAAATTCTCTATGCTCTTTACTGGTGATGCAGAATTACAAGAAGAGAAAAAACTCATAAAAGAGCAGAACTCTAGACTGTTTGCCCGTGTTCTTAAGGTAGGTCACCACGGTTCTCGCACAAGTAGCTCTGAAGATTTTTTGAAATCTATTAAACCAGAAAGTGCATTAATTTCAAATGGCATGTATAATAGTTATGGTCATCCTCACGATGTAACATTACGTCGTTTGCAGGAGAACAATATTGCCATTTACCGTACAGATACGATGGGACGTATTCACATTAGTACGGATGGGAATGAATGGCAAATTACAACTGAACGTTAG
- a CDS encoding phosphatidylserine decarboxylase family protein: MPTGPIIKEGFPLIGAMLIITVVLGFLGHYVIAIISFILALFFVNFFRNPKRVIPQDPDLILSPADGKIMDISDVYEDIYLHKECKKVTIFLSVFDVHANRAPIDGKITYRHYTMGSFLPAFKDDVGFENERHTICIENDRTSVLVTQIAGLLARRIVSWTDLDSVLERGQLYGMIKFGSCTEIYMDKDVELFVEKGQHITGGDTVIGRLRHE, from the coding sequence GTGCCTACAGGACCAATAATTAAGGAAGGGTTTCCACTGATAGGGGCTATGCTCATTATCACTGTGGTGTTAGGATTTTTAGGACATTATGTAATTGCGATTATTTCATTTATTCTGGCATTATTTTTCGTCAATTTCTTTAGAAATCCTAAACGTGTAATCCCTCAAGATCCAGATTTAATTTTATCTCCAGCAGATGGTAAAATTATGGATATTTCTGATGTATACGAAGATATTTACTTACATAAAGAATGTAAAAAGGTAACTATTTTCCTATCTGTTTTCGACGTACATGCCAATCGTGCGCCTATTGACGGTAAAATTACATACCGTCATTACACAATGGGCAGTTTCTTGCCTGCTTTTAAAGATGATGTAGGCTTTGAAAATGAACGTCATACTATTTGTATTGAAAATGATCGCACTTCCGTATTAGTAACACAAATTGCGGGCCTTTTAGCGCGTCGTATAGTATCTTGGACGGATCTTGATAGTGTGCTTGAACGCGGTCAATTGTACGGGATGATTAAATTCGGTTCCTGTACTGAAATCTACATGGATAAGGATGTAGAGTTGTTCGTGGAAAAAGGTCAACATATTACAGGTGGAGACACTGTTATTGGGAGGTTGCGTCATGAATAA
- a CDS encoding 4-oxalocrotonate tautomerase, which produces MPLIHVELVEGRTKEQKKQLGEAITKAAVDIVNVPADAVKVIFVDMKKDDYMEGGILRSER; this is translated from the coding sequence ATGCCACTTATTCATGTAGAGCTCGTTGAAGGGCGCACAAAAGAACAAAAAAAACAATTAGGTGAAGCTATCACTAAAGCTGCGGTTGATATCGTTAATGTACCTGCTGACGCAGTAAAAGTTATCTTCGTAGATATGAAAAAAGATGATTATATGGAAGGCGGCATTTTGCGGTCTGAACGCTAA
- a CDS encoding N-acetylmuramoyl-L-alanine amidase, with amino-acid sequence MRKLFFMCLALLMAIPLFLTQAKAANLEDARWVTRTDAPVPYVRMVMDLSAPVKASASISKDGKTTTVTLKNTKLKTAKANINMDSSIASSARLTEDGRDVKVTIKTPSSIDTSDVKVFSLKKDTVNQKPYRIVVDVQKKGVAPKPAYYGKRPSPSAHPAKNMPTGSGNYSISGGLSGKTITIDPGHGGSDSGAVGPHGVQEKNITLPISMYLKKALENRGAKVLMTRTTDVDVYGPNASGVDELGARVNVANRSNSDALISVHINAFNNPSVGGIATYYYSKTGNDARLAQKVQSQIASVPGFNGDRGIQEGNLYVLRHSNMPAVLVELGFISNPNEERVLQSPQTQEDFANRIANGIASYFGG; translated from the coding sequence TTGCGTAAACTATTTTTTATGTGCCTTGCTCTCTTGATGGCGATACCACTATTCTTGACTCAAGCAAAGGCAGCTAATCTTGAAGATGCTCGATGGGTGACACGAACTGATGCACCGGTACCATATGTTCGTATGGTTATGGATTTGTCAGCACCGGTAAAAGCGTCTGCATCGATTAGCAAAGATGGGAAAACGACGACTGTTACCTTAAAGAACACAAAGCTAAAAACTGCTAAAGCGAATATCAATATGGACTCTAGCATAGCTAGTTCTGCTAGACTCACAGAAGATGGCAGAGATGTGAAGGTAACAATCAAGACACCTTCATCTATCGATACGAGTGATGTAAAGGTATTTTCCCTAAAGAAAGATACGGTTAATCAGAAACCGTATCGCATCGTTGTAGATGTACAGAAAAAAGGTGTGGCACCTAAACCTGCTTATTATGGCAAACGTCCATCTCCTTCTGCACATCCTGCGAAAAATATGCCAACAGGATCCGGTAATTATTCTATTAGCGGTGGTCTATCTGGTAAAACAATTACGATTGACCCAGGTCATGGTGGTAGTGACTCTGGTGCCGTTGGGCCGCATGGTGTACAAGAGAAAAATATTACACTACCGATTTCTATGTACTTGAAAAAAGCTCTAGAAAATCGTGGCGCTAAAGTGCTTATGACTCGTACTACAGACGTAGACGTATACGGTCCTAATGCAAGTGGTGTTGATGAATTGGGTGCTCGTGTTAACGTAGCAAACCGTAGCAATTCTGATGCGCTCATCAGTGTGCATATTAACGCATTCAACAACCCAAGTGTTGGTGGTATTGCAACATACTACTATAGTAAAACAGGCAATGATGCTCGATTAGCACAAAAGGTACAATCTCAAATTGCTAGCGTTCCAGGTTTCAATGGTGACCGTGGCATTCAAGAAGGTAACTTATATGTGTTGAGACATTCTAACATGCCTGCAGTTCTTGTAGAGCTTGGTTTTATTTCCAACCCTAATGAAGAACGTGTATTGCAATCTCCTCAAACACAAGAAGACTTTGCAAATCGCATTGCCAATGGTATTGCTAGTTACTTTGGAGGTTAA